The sequence GGCGACCTCGCCCGGACGCGCCGGCTTGCGGTGCAGGCCCTCGAGGACCGCGCCCGGCGGCTGGAAATCGAGCGCCAGCAGGAACGGGACCTCGCGGCCGCGGACGAACGCAGCCACATCGCCCGCGAAATGCATGACATCGTGGCGCATTCGCTCTCCGTCATCATTACCCAGGCCGACGGTGCCCGCTACGCCAGTGCCCATACGCCGGCCATCGCGGGGCAGACGCTGGAGACCATTGCGGAAACGGGCCGCTCGTCCCTGCGGGAGATGCGCCGGCTGCTGGGCGTGCTGCGCGGCGACGAAGTTGCCTCGACCCGGCCGCTGCCGTCCTTGGCGGATGTGGAAACCCTGGTCGAAGCGGTGCGCCGGTCCGGCCTGCAGGTCAGCCTGGAGTGGATCGGCCACCCGCGCCGCCCCTTGCCCGCGGGCGCCGAGCTCACCGCCTACCGGGTTGTCCAGGAGGCGCTGACGAATGTCCTCAAGCATGCCGGCCCCGACGCCCAGGCTGTGGTGCGCCTGGAGTGGACCGGCCGCGGGCTTCAATTAAACATTAACGACGACGGACGCGGCGCCGGCGCCGACCCGGCCACGACCGGCAGCGGCCAAGGCATCGTGGGCATGGCCGAGCGGCTGGCGCTCTACGATGGGACGGTGGAAGCGGCCCCTAGGAACGGCGGCGGTTTCCGCGTCTACGCGTTCATTCCCTACACGGAGGCCTGAAGTGAGTACCCCGCTGCCACGGCACGACCAGCATCACGACCCTGGCACCGGGCCCATCCGGGTCGCCCTGGTCGACGACCAGCAGCTGGTCCGCGGCGGCTTCAAGATGCTCATCAATTCGCAGCCGGACCTCGAAGTCGTGGCGGAGGCCGGCAACGGCCACGAAGCCGTGAGCGCACTGGCCGCGGTGAGCGCCGACGTCGTACTGATGGATGTCCGCATGCCCGGCATGGACGGCATCGAAGCCACCGGGGCGCTGCTGGAACGGGCGGCCCGCAGGCCCGCGGGTTCGGGCGGCAGGGACCTGAAGGTGGTTGTCCTGACCACCTTCGACCTGGACGAATACGCCCTCTCGGCGATCCAGGCCGGGGCCAGCGGTTTCCTGCTCAAGGACGCGCCGCCGGAGGAACTGCTCGCCGCCATCCGCACCGTGCACCGGGGCGACGCGGTGATTGCGCCGTCGACCACCCGCCGGCTGCTGGACCATGTGGCTCCCCTGCTGCGCACGCCGTCGCCCGAGGTCAGCCGGCACACGGCCGCCGTGGAGTCGCTGACCGCCCGCGAGCGCGAAGTGTTCACGCTGATCGCCCGGGGACTGTCGAACCCGGAAATCGCGGCCGAACTGTTCCTGTCCGAGGCAACCGTCAAGACCCACGTCGGCCACATCCTGGCCAAACTGAACGCCCGGGACCGGGTGCAGGCCGTGCTCATCGCGTACGAGACCGGGGTCGTCATCCCGTAGGCCGCGCTGCTCCTCTGCGGCGGGTCTCCCGCGGCCGACCTCCGCCCTAGGTATGAGTCCCGGCGGCCGAAGACCAGCCCCGGGTCCGATCCGCCGGCGCCCTGGCGCTCCATAGCGTGGGGGTATGACCACGAGAACCGAGCACTCATCCAATCTCCCCCGACCCGCCGACCGGTCCCGCGCGGACGCCTCCGGCCCGGATTCCTTCGGCACTTCGCCTTCCGGTGCATCCGGCCCCGGCTCCCCCGGCAGGGCGGCGGCCCCCGCGGCGGCGACCAGCCTACTCTGCAAGACCTACGGCAGCGGCGATACCCGCGTCCAGGCCCTCAAAGAGGTGACCGTCTCCTTCGAAAGCGGCAAGTTCACCGCGATCATGGGCCCCTCCGGATCGGGCAAGTCCACGCTCATGCACTGCCTGGCCGGGCTGGACACGGCCGACTCCGGGAGCATCCGGGTAGGCGGCACCGAAATCACCGCCTTGGGCGACGCCCAGCTGACCAGGCTGCGCCGCGAACGCATCGGCTTCGTCTTCCAAGCGTTCAACCTCGTGCCGACCCTGACCGCCGAGCAGAACATAACGCTGCCCATCGCGCTCGGGGGCGGAAAGGTCGACACGGAGTGGCTGGATTACATCACCGCCACGCTGGGACTCGCGGAGCGGCTCAAGCACCGGCCGCATGAGCTCTCCGGCGGCCAGCAGCAGCGCGTGGCGGTGGCCCGGGCACTGCTGACCCGGCCTGACGTGCTCTTCGGCGACGAGCCCACCGGCAACCTGGATTCCCGTTCCGGGGCCGAGGTGCTCGCGCTGCTGCGGCGTTCCTCGCAGGAGATGGGCCAGAGCATCATCATGGTGACCCACGATCCCGTCGCCGCGTCCTATGCGGACCGCGTCGTCCTCATGAACGACGGCCGCCTGGTCGGGGACCTGGACAGGCCGGACACGGACAGCGTGCTCTCCGCGCTCGCCGGGCTGGGGGCCTGACCGATGCTGAAAGTCGCACTCGCAGAGGTGAAGGCGCACGCACGCCGGTTTGTCGCCGTCGGAATTGCGGTCATGGTGGCCGTAGGCTTCCTCACCGCCACCCTCATGGTCAACGCATCCTCCGAAGCGTCGCTGGCGAACACCGTCGGCGCGGGCTTCAGGAACGCGGACCTCATCATCGCGCCCGGGCCGGATAAGCCGCTGGAGCCGGCAGCGGCCGAGGCTGCCGCCGCCGCGGCCGCTGCCACCGGCGGCGTGGCGCAGACCTACCTCCAGCGACAGGCCCACATTGCCTTCGGCGCAGCCGGGACGGCGGGATTCGGCGTGCTGCAGAACCTGTCGGAGGACGCCGGGCTGAATCCCGCCGAGCTGCTCACCGGATCCTGGCCCGCGGCAGGCGAAGTCGCCGTTGACGAGGCCACCGCCGAACGACTGCAGCTGGCCGAAGGCGCCACGCTCCGGCTGGCCCCCGCCGGCGGCAGCGTCGCGGCCGAGAGCCTCGCCGCCGGCCGCGACCTGACCGTCTCCGGCATTATCGAACCCTCCAACGACCCGCTGACCATGGGCCAGCCGCAGTTCCTCGCGCCCGACGCCACCCTCAACGAGCTGTCCCCGGCGCAGGCTCCGGCAACAGTCCTCGCCATCCAACTCGGGCTCGCCGACGGCGCCGACGCCGGGAAGGTCCGGGACTCCGTCGCGGCCGTGCTGTCCGCGGCCGGTCTCCAGGGCGCGACGGTCAATACCGCGGCAGAGCAGACCAAGGAGCTGGTCGCCAGCCTCACCGGCGGCTCGGACCCGATCACCCCCGTATTGCTGGCGTTCGCCCTCGTCGCGATCCTCGTCTGCGGCCTGGTCGTGGGGAACACCTTCTCCGTGCTGGTCGCCCAGCGCACCCGCGACCTCGCCCTGCTGCGCTGCATCGGCGCCGACCGGCGACAGATCCGCCGTTCTGTCCTGGTCGAGGCGCTGCTGGTCGGCACGCTCTCGTCCGCAGCCGGCGTCCTCGCCGCCATCGCCCTGATGGCCGGCCTTGTCGGCTGGCTCCGGCAACAGCCGGACACCAGCTTCGCGGCACTCGCAATCCCTCCGTTTGCGGTCCCCCTCGGAGCCGGCGTCGGCATCCTGATGACCGTGCTGGCCGCCCTGCCGCCCGCCCGCGCCGCCACCGCCGTCGCACCGCTGGCCGCGCTCCGCCCGTTCGAAGAGCCCCGCGCCGGCAACCGCAAAGGCAAGACCAGGCTGTGGATCGGCCTGGCACTCACGGCCAGCGGCACCGTCGTACTTGGCCTGGGCGCGGCCGGTGCCAGCCTGCTCGTGGCGCTCCCCGGGGGTCTGCTTTCCTTCGTCGGGCTGCTGATGTGTGCGAGCGTCTTCGTGCCGCCGCTGGTGAGCGCGGTCGGCGCCCCGGCGCGGGCATTCGGTGTGCCCGGCAAGCTCGCCGCCGTCAACGCCGTCCGCAATCCCGGCCGCACCTCCGCGACGGCGACCGCCCTGCTGATCGGCGTGACCCTCGTGACGATGATGATGACCGGTGCCCAGACGGCGCGCACAGCCTTCGACTCAGAGCTGGCCACGCAGTACCCGGTCGACGTCAGCATTGCGGGCCCGGCCATGGACGGCACCGCGCTGGACGCCCGGGATGCGGCGGCGGCCGCGGAGTACGACGGCGTTGCTGCCGCCGGCCTGGTCACGCCCGGCGGCTTCGCGGAGGTCGATGGCATGCGCACCGGGGTCTACCGGCTGCTGCCGGAGCAGAAGCGGCTGCTGCAGGACCAGACGCTGGCGCTGGACGACGAGTCGGTGCTGATGGCGGAAGGGTCCGGCCTCAAGACGTTAACGGTCACGGGCAGCCGCGGAGAGAAGGAACTGACCGTGGTGGAAACGGGAAGCATGGCCTTTCCGCCGCTGATCTCCGCGGCCGCGGCCGAAGAGATCGGCGCGCCGGGCGGCGCCTCGCCTGACGCGCTCCCGCAGCTCTGGCTCGCCGTGGACCGGGACTTGGACCCAGCCGCACTGATGCAGCTGCGTGCCGACCTGGCCACCGGCCTAGGTGTCGAGGAATACCAGCTCAGCGGCGCCGCGATCGAACGCGCGGCCTTCAACCAGGTGATTGACGTGCTGCTCCTCGTGGTGACCGGGCTGCTCGCCGTCGCCGTGCTGATTGCGCTGGTCGGTGTGGCCAACACCCTGTCCCTGTCCGTGCTCGAGCGCACCAGGGAGTCCGCATTGCTGCGGGCGCTGGGGCTGACCCGCGGGCAGCTGCGCGGAATGCTGGCGCTGGAAGCCGTCCTGATCGCCGGCGTCGCGGCCCTGATCGGCATCGCACTCGGTGTGCTGTACGGCTGGCTCGGCGCGCAGTCCGCCCTGGGCGCCTTCGCAACCGTGACCCCCGACGTTCCCTGGCTCCAGCTGGGTTCGGTGCTGGCCGTCGCGGTCATCGCGGGCCTGCTCGCCTCGGTCCTGCCGGCACGCCGCGCCGCCCGGCTTTCGCCGGTGGAAGGACTGGCCATCGCCTAACCAGGTCAGTGTGCGGCGCCGGCCACCGGCCCGCACCGCCAGCCGGATACCAGGTGGACTCGCGCTGATGGCAGCCGCCTGCACGGGCCTTCTTGCCCTTGTCTGGAGACAACGGCGGCGCCCGAATGCTAGGTTGGCCGAGACGGCGTGGGAGACGAGACCGCGCCGGAGTGCCTGCCATTCCTCATCCCTGTTAGCTCCGCGGTATGGTGCGGCATCGGAGCCTGGCCGGACGGAGACTAGTGATGACGGAACCCACAATCACCAGGGACCAGCCCGAGCTGAAACGGGCGATTGGGCCCAGGCTCCTGCTCCTGTTCATCGTCGGCGACATCCTCGGAACCGGCGTCTACGCGCTTACCGGCCAGGTCGCCGGCGAAGTCGGCGGAGCTGCCTGGGCTCCGCTGCTGCTGGCCTTCGCCGTCGCGACGATCACGGCCTTTTCCTACCTCGAACTTGTGACCAAGTATCCGCAGGCGGCTGGCGCCGCCCTCTACACGCACAAGGCCTTCGGCATCCACTTCCTGACGTTCCTGGTGACGTTCGCCGTCCTGAGTTCCGGCATTACCTCTGCCTCGACCGCCTCCAAGTTCCTGGCCGAGAACTTCATCGTGGGGTTCAACCTGGATTGGGACCAAGGCGGCGTCACGTGGATAGCGATCATCTTCATGGCGCTCCTGGCGCTCATCAATCTCAGGGGCGTGAGCGAAAGCCTGAAGTTCAACGTGGTACTGACTCTCGTCGAGCTCACCGGCCTGCTCATCGTCATCTTCATCGGCTTCTGGGCGATGGCCCAAGGCAACGTCGACTTCAGCCGCACCATGATCTTCGAGACGGCCGAGGACAAGGGCGTCTTCCTCTCCCTGACCGCCGCCACGTCCCTGGCGTTTTTCTCCATGGTCGGGTTCGAAGACTCCGTCAATATGGCTGAAGAGACCAAGGATCCGGTCAAGGTCTTCCCCCGGGTGATGCTGACGGGCCTGTGCATCACCGCCGTTGTCTACGTACTGGTCTCTATCGCCGCCGTCGCTATTGTCCCGGTCGGCACCCTCGCGGACAGCCAGACACCGCTGCTCGAGGTGGTTCGGGCCGGGGCGCCGGACCTGCCCATGGACGTCATCTACCCGTTCCTGTCCATGTTCGCGGTGGCCAACACCGCGCTCATCAACATGCTCATGGCCAGCCGGCTCCTCTACGGCATGGCGCACCAGGACGTCCTCCCCCGCTCCCTCGGAAAAGTCCTGCCCAACAGGCGCTCCCCGTGGAGCGCCATCATCTTCACCACGCTCATCGCCTTCGCGCTGATCATCACCGTCACGAACTTCATGGGCGAGGAAACCGTCGCCGCGCTCGGCGGCACCACGGCGCTCCTGCTCTTGTGCGTCTTCACCATCGTCAACATCGCCGTTCTCGTCCTCCGGCGCACACCGGTGGACCGCGACCATTTCCGTGCCCCGCGGTTCCTTCCCTACCTGGGCGTCCTTACCTGCGCCTATCTGGTCGGCCCCTGGGCCCAGGACCCCGTCGAGTACCAGATCGCGGGCTTCCTCATCGGCCTGGGCGTCCTGCTGTGGGCGCTCACCTGGATCTGGAACCGGGCCGTCCGGGCCAAGCAGACCCGCATCCGGCACCCGGAGGATCTGGGCGGCTGATCCTGCCCCGGCCAGAGTCTTCGCCTGCCAGCGGAATCCGGTCCGGCGGTTCCTATCTGCGGGGAGGCCAAGCATACTGAAAGCTGGACTTGGGGGCGGTTCCCTCGTGGCTGTTGACGTGTGAAGGAGTTGGCGTGACGTACTCGAGTTCCCGCGAGGGAAGGCTCAACCACCATGATCTGGCCTCCTACCTGGATGCCCACCTCCTGGGGGCCAAGGCGGGCATCCGCTTCTTCGATTCGGCCGTCGGTTCCCTGGAAGGTACCGGACAAGCGGATAGGCTCCGGCACATCAAGGACGAGGTGGTCTCGGCGCGCCGGGAGCTGAAGGTCCTGTTCGACCGCTTGGGCTATCGCAGAAGCGCCCCGAAGAAGGTCTCGGGCCTGCTGGGCGCGCTGGCCGGCAAGCTCAATCCGCTCAACCCGCTTCGCACGCGCGGGCATGCGGGGGCGCAGCTGGAACTCGAGACGCTGCAGTCGATGCTGCGGGGCCAGGAGTGCCTGTGGCGGACGCTCCAGCTTCTCGCCGAGCACGAGCCGCGGCTCGACCGGGAACGGCTCGCCCAGCTGGAGAAGCAGGTGCAGCGGCAGCTGGGCACCGTCGCGGAGATCATGGACGAGACGGCCGAGGCCCGGTTCCTGCAGTAGCAGGTCCTGCCCGGAGCGGTCGCGGACTACAACGACGGCGGTGCGGGGCGTTTCACAGGCCCCGCACCGTCCTGCGTCCGCTACTTCGCGGCGGGTTCCTCGTACTTGGGGAAGATGGGCGTCGGGGCGGGCAGGACCGTACCCGGCACAATAGCCGTGCCGATGGCAGAGAAGTCGCGGGCGCCGCCGTCGTTCTGGCCCAATACATCCAGCAGCTTGCCGGCGGAACCCGGCATCACGGGCTGGACCAGGATCGCGACGATCCGCAGCACCTCGAGCGTCACATACAGCACGGTGTTCATGCGCTCCACGTCCGTCTTCCGCAGCACCCAAGGCGCCTGCTCCGCGAAGTAGGCGTTGGTGTCCCCGAGGACGGTCCAGATGGCCTCGAGCGAAGCATGGAAGTCCTGCTCCTCGTAGGCCGAGCGGGACTTTTCGAGCAGCCGTTCCGCCCGGGCCAGCAGCTCGTGGTCTTCCGCTGCCAGCGTGCCCGGCTGCGGGACCTTGCCCTCGCAGTTCTTGGCCACCATGGACAGGGAGCGCTGGGCCAGATTGCCGAGGTTGTTCGCCAGGTCGGAGTTCATCCGGCCGACGATGGCGTCGTGGCTGTACGAGCCGTCCGCGCCGAAGGGTACCTCGCGCAGCAGGAAGAAGCGCATCTGGTCCAGTCCGTACTGGTCCACCCAGTCCGAGGGGGCGATGACGTTGCCCAGGGATTTCGACATCTTGATGCCCTGGTTGTACAGGTGTCCGTGGATCATCACGCGGCGGGGCAGTTCCAGCCCGGCGGACATCAGGAAGGCCGGCCAGTAAATGGCGTGGAAGCGGGAGATGTCCTTGCCGATGACGTGGACGTCGGCCGGCCACCACTTGCGGAAGGATGCGGCCTCGGTGTCAGGGAATCCGACGCCGGTCAGGTAGTTGGTCAGGGCGTCGACCCAGACGTACATCACGTGCTTGGGGTTGCCCGGCACGGGGACGCCCCAGTCGAACGTGGTCCGGGAAATCGACAGGTCGGTGAGGCCGTGCTTGACGAAGCTGATGACCTCGTTGAAGCGGGTGCGCGGGGCGGCGAACTCCGGCTGGTCCTCGTAGAGCTTGAGCAGCTTGTCCTGGTAGGCCGAGAGCCGGAAGAAGTAGGACTCCTCCTCCGTCCAGGTCACCTCGGTGTCGGTCTGGATGGAGTAGCGCTTGCCGTCCTCGCGGACCTCGGTCTCATCCTCGCCGTAGTAGGCCTCGTCGCGGACCGAATACCAGCCCTCGTACTTGTCGAGGTAGATGTCGCCGGCCTCTTCCATCCGCGTCCAGATCGCCTGCGCGGCGGTGTAATGGTCGGCGTCGGTCGTGCGGATGAACCGGTCGTAGCTGATCCCGAGCCCGTCCTGCGTGGACTGGAAGAGGTCCGAGTTCCGCTTGGCCAGCTCGAGGGGCGTGATGCCCTCTTTCTGCGCGGTGTGCAGCATCTTCTGGCCGTGCTCGTCCGTGCCGGTCAGGAAGAAGACGTCGTAACCGTCCAGCCGCTTGAAGCGGGCCATCGCATCGGTGGCGATGAACTCGTAGGCGTGGCCAATGTGGGGCACGCCGTTGGGGTAGGAAATCGCCGTGGTGATGTAATACGGGGGCTGGGAAACTTCAAACGTCACCTATAGAAGTTACCGCGTGCGCTCGGCGGATGTCGAAACGCACGCGGCCTTCCTAGTTCATCAAGGTGCGGCTGTCCGCGACGTTGATGAGCTCCTGGTCGTGGGTGGCGACGAGGACCGCGATGCCGTCCTTCGTGGTGTCCTTCAGGATGCCGATGATCTGGTTGGCGTGCTCGCGGTCGAGGCTGGCGGTCGGCTCGTCGACGACCAGCACCTTGGTGCCCAGGATCAGAGCCCGCGCGATCGCGACGCGCTGGCGCTCACCGCCGGAGAGCTGCGCCGGGCGGTGCCGCATCCGGCGGCCCAATCCGACCAGGTCCAGCAGGTCCTTGGCCATCTCGGTCTTGGCCTCGACCTGCTTGTCCGGCACCGCGGGCAGCAGCACGTTCTCCAGCGCGCTCATCCCGTCGATCAGCGCGCCGCCCTGGTCCACGTAGCCGATCAGGGCGCGGCGACGCTCCGAGATCTCGTCATCCGACATGGCATCCAGCGAATCCCCCTGCCAGAAGACCTCGCCCGACGTCGGCAGCGTCAGGCCCGCGGCGACGGTCAGGATACTGGTCTTGCCGGAACCGCTGCGGCCGGCGAGGCAGTGCATGGTGCCGGCCTCGAGGCCCAGATCGAAATCCTGCGCCACGACCAGAGGCTCTCCCCCGCCGCCGTCGTAGCGGATGGTGATGCCGCGAAGCTCCAGCGGCATGGCGTGGTCCGCCGTCCGGCCGATCTTCTCGGCGCGTGTCTGGGGCTCTTCAATCATTTCCGTGTCCTTGTCATCAAGATAAACCAGAGAATCACTGCCAGCACGCCCGCGATCGCGGCCCGGAACGCGGCGTGCGGCGCCACGGCCAGGGACACGCCGACGGCCCCGAGGATGGCCAGCGGCAGGGCCATGCCGGCCAGGATGCCGGCCTCGCTGCGGCGCAGGCCCAGCAGCAGTCCCGGCCCCCAGCCCATGGCTTCGAGGATGTCCCATTGCTCGCGCTTGCGGGCCAGGTCGAACCGGCTGGTGATCAGCGTCAGGACCAGGGCCGTGACGACGCCGAGCACCGCCAGGGCCACGTTCACCCCGCCCACCTGGCTCAGCGCGAGCGACCCAAGGGCCGTGCTGCCGGCGGCGCGCGGCAGGTCCAGGACGACCGCCACCAGCGCACCGGCGGCAGCACCCAGCACTCCGACGCCGACTGCTACGGCTCCGGTGTTGAACCGGTTGGTCCGCAGCTGCCGCGCCGCGAACTTCAGCGGCGAGTCCACCAGCGGAACGCCGGTGGCGCCCGGCAGCCCGTCCGCGGCGGGCGGATGCGGTTTCAGCAGCGCGGCGGAGATGAAGGAAGCGGCCAGGTAGATCACCAGTACGACGGCGGACACCAGCAGCGTGGTCAGGGTCCGGCTAAAGGCGTTGACGATGATCGCAACGACAAACAGTCCGGCGGCCCCGACCAGCAGCTCCGAGAGGAACCAGGAACGGATCCGCGGGCGGTTCCAGCCCATGGCCCGCAAGGTTACGGCTTCCGTGCGCCGTGCCCGGGTGAAGGCGACGGTGCTCGCCGCGGTCAGCAGGGCGGCGCCGCCGAGGGTGAGCATCAGCAGGACCGAGCTCGCCTGGCTCAGCGAGGTCTGCACCGCCGAAGCGGCGCCCTGGCGGAACCAGGACTGGCTGACGGTGCCGAGGTCCGATGCCGCACCGGAGGCGTCCTGCCGGTACTCGGGCACGTAGATGGAAGCGTCTTCGCGGGCGGAACCGGCGACGACCTGGACGTCCAGGCCGAGCTTTTCGATCGCCGCCGCCGCGGCATCGATCTGGCCCGCTGCGTCCGCCCAGCTGCCGCCGGCGTCGACCTTGACCCGGACGGCGTCGATGACCGCGTCCTCGGCAGAGGTGCCGCGCACGGCCGCGAGGCCGCTGTAATCCGTGATGGCACCGGCGGACTGGACGGAGAGTCCCGCGCCGCTCAGGCCCGGCTGCAGTTCGACCGGATCGACGGCCTTGCCGTCTGCGTCCTTGGTGAGCTTGACGGGCGTGGGGTCGTAGCCGCCGAGCGGAAGGTAGTTGACGTCGCCCGCGGCGTCGCGGACAGCGTTGGCATTGAAAGTGCCGTAGACGAACGGCAGCGGCGCGGCAGCATCCCCCGCGCCGTCGAGGTTGGTCCGGTAGGACTGCTCGTTAACAGGCTCGCGCTGGCTCTGGTCCGGCTCCAGTTGCCACTGCAAGGTCTTCTCCGGCAGCTTGTTCACCTGGACCCAGCCCTGCGGAGTCACTGTCTGCTCGACGCTGCCGTCAGGGTTGGCCGCACCGGCCAGGTACTCCGGCGTGGAGACAAAGTCCGTGCTCCAACTGGCCGGCTGGTGCAGGCCGGCAACGACCTGCACGCCGCCGGACCCGAGCAGGTTGTTGTAGTCCTCGCCGCCGGGCCAGCGCAGCTGGAAGGGCTTGGTCGAGGCGAAGGGCAGGTATTCCTCCCCCAGCGCCTTGCTGACGGTACCTACGTCCGCGACCTTGTTGCCGGCGTCGTCGATTTCCTCGATCTGCACCGAGTAGGTGAGGTCCAGCGCAGTGCCGGAGCGGACCACGAGCGGAATGACCTGGGAGTCCTCGGTCAGGGAGCCGGCCTCCATGGCGGACTGGTACTGCATGACGAACGGGCTCCAGAACGCGAACGGGTGTCCGTCGATCTTCGCGGATTCCGTGCCCTCGCTGAATAAGCCCGGGGTCATCTGGCTGGAGAACTCCTGGCCGACCTCCATGGCGTTGCGTCCCGCGGCGCTGGGCGCCTCGGTCAGCGGGGCCAGGAATCCGCCGGCATCGCCCAGCAGGGCCTGCTCCGCGGCGGGGTCGACGGCGACGACGGTTTCGCTGATCTGCGGCAGCATGGGCAGGGCAATGGTCACGTCGAAATCCCCGTGCGAGCTGCCGCCGGCGGGGTCCGGGAACTTGATGCCGGTCTCGCCCTCCGGGGCGACGGTGCGCAGGCTCTTGCCGCCCGGCACGTCGAGCTCCTGCAGCTTGGCCTGGCCGAGCGAGCCCTCCGCTGCCGTTTCGAAGAGCACGGTGTCCTCGACGCCGTCGGAGGTGACCGCCTTGGCGGTGATCCGGTACTTCTTCGGCTCCTCGCTCAGGACGGAATC is a genomic window of Arthrobacter sp. Marseille-P9274 containing:
- a CDS encoding sensor histidine kinase, which encodes MRVHHKIYRWLQDNQGKVDLIAMLVAVVAFVLPFLLVGDAAAFALSAAIVLPLAWRRTRPWQSGLAMALACLAQVLLIAEPLPADVLALVAVYSLAAYAPRWASFGGLIAALVGGLLFIIRYWFIPSGYGFDPAGTGIQVLIPVYIIGLIAVDAVVLACWTFGDLARTRRLAVQALEDRARRLEIERQQERDLAAADERSHIAREMHDIVAHSLSVIITQADGARYASAHTPAIAGQTLETIAETGRSSLREMRRLLGVLRGDEVASTRPLPSLADVETLVEAVRRSGLQVSLEWIGHPRRPLPAGAELTAYRVVQEALTNVLKHAGPDAQAVVRLEWTGRGLQLNINDDGRGAGADPATTGSGQGIVGMAERLALYDGTVEAAPRNGGGFRVYAFIPYTEA
- a CDS encoding response regulator transcription factor is translated as MSTPLPRHDQHHDPGTGPIRVALVDDQQLVRGGFKMLINSQPDLEVVAEAGNGHEAVSALAAVSADVVLMDVRMPGMDGIEATGALLERAARRPAGSGGRDLKVVVLTTFDLDEYALSAIQAGASGFLLKDAPPEELLAAIRTVHRGDAVIAPSTTRRLLDHVAPLLRTPSPEVSRHTAAVESLTAREREVFTLIARGLSNPEIAAELFLSEATVKTHVGHILAKLNARDRVQAVLIAYETGVVIP
- a CDS encoding ABC transporter ATP-binding protein — its product is MTTRTEHSSNLPRPADRSRADASGPDSFGTSPSGASGPGSPGRAAAPAAATSLLCKTYGSGDTRVQALKEVTVSFESGKFTAIMGPSGSGKSTLMHCLAGLDTADSGSIRVGGTEITALGDAQLTRLRRERIGFVFQAFNLVPTLTAEQNITLPIALGGGKVDTEWLDYITATLGLAERLKHRPHELSGGQQQRVAVARALLTRPDVLFGDEPTGNLDSRSGAEVLALLRRSSQEMGQSIIMVTHDPVAASYADRVVLMNDGRLVGDLDRPDTDSVLSALAGLGA
- a CDS encoding ABC transporter permease; this encodes MLKVALAEVKAHARRFVAVGIAVMVAVGFLTATLMVNASSEASLANTVGAGFRNADLIIAPGPDKPLEPAAAEAAAAAAAATGGVAQTYLQRQAHIAFGAAGTAGFGVLQNLSEDAGLNPAELLTGSWPAAGEVAVDEATAERLQLAEGATLRLAPAGGSVAAESLAAGRDLTVSGIIEPSNDPLTMGQPQFLAPDATLNELSPAQAPATVLAIQLGLADGADAGKVRDSVAAVLSAAGLQGATVNTAAEQTKELVASLTGGSDPITPVLLAFALVAILVCGLVVGNTFSVLVAQRTRDLALLRCIGADRRQIRRSVLVEALLVGTLSSAAGVLAAIALMAGLVGWLRQQPDTSFAALAIPPFAVPLGAGVGILMTVLAALPPARAATAVAPLAALRPFEEPRAGNRKGKTRLWIGLALTASGTVVLGLGAAGASLLVALPGGLLSFVGLLMCASVFVPPLVSAVGAPARAFGVPGKLAAVNAVRNPGRTSATATALLIGVTLVTMMMTGAQTARTAFDSELATQYPVDVSIAGPAMDGTALDARDAAAAAEYDGVAAAGLVTPGGFAEVDGMRTGVYRLLPEQKRLLQDQTLALDDESVLMAEGSGLKTLTVTGSRGEKELTVVETGSMAFPPLISAAAAEEIGAPGGASPDALPQLWLAVDRDLDPAALMQLRADLATGLGVEEYQLSGAAIERAAFNQVIDVLLLVVTGLLAVAVLIALVGVANTLSLSVLERTRESALLRALGLTRGQLRGMLALEAVLIAGVAALIGIALGVLYGWLGAQSALGAFATVTPDVPWLQLGSVLAVAVIAGLLASVLPARRAARLSPVEGLAIA
- a CDS encoding APC family permease; the protein is MTEPTITRDQPELKRAIGPRLLLLFIVGDILGTGVYALTGQVAGEVGGAAWAPLLLAFAVATITAFSYLELVTKYPQAAGAALYTHKAFGIHFLTFLVTFAVLSSGITSASTASKFLAENFIVGFNLDWDQGGVTWIAIIFMALLALINLRGVSESLKFNVVLTLVELTGLLIVIFIGFWAMAQGNVDFSRTMIFETAEDKGVFLSLTAATSLAFFSMVGFEDSVNMAEETKDPVKVFPRVMLTGLCITAVVYVLVSIAAVAIVPVGTLADSQTPLLEVVRAGAPDLPMDVIYPFLSMFAVANTALINMLMASRLLYGMAHQDVLPRSLGKVLPNRRSPWSAIIFTTLIAFALIITVTNFMGEETVAALGGTTALLLLCVFTIVNIAVLVLRRTPVDRDHFRAPRFLPYLGVLTCAYLVGPWAQDPVEYQIAGFLIGLGVLLWALTWIWNRAVRAKQTRIRHPEDLGG
- the metG gene encoding methionine--tRNA ligase, with the protein product MTFEVSQPPYYITTAISYPNGVPHIGHAYEFIATDAMARFKRLDGYDVFFLTGTDEHGQKMLHTAQKEGITPLELAKRNSDLFQSTQDGLGISYDRFIRTTDADHYTAAQAIWTRMEEAGDIYLDKYEGWYSVRDEAYYGEDETEVREDGKRYSIQTDTEVTWTEEESYFFRLSAYQDKLLKLYEDQPEFAAPRTRFNEVISFVKHGLTDLSISRTTFDWGVPVPGNPKHVMYVWVDALTNYLTGVGFPDTEAASFRKWWPADVHVIGKDISRFHAIYWPAFLMSAGLELPRRVMIHGHLYNQGIKMSKSLGNVIAPSDWVDQYGLDQMRFFLLREVPFGADGSYSHDAIVGRMNSDLANNLGNLAQRSLSMVAKNCEGKVPQPGTLAAEDHELLARAERLLEKSRSAYEEQDFHASLEAIWTVLGDTNAYFAEQAPWVLRKTDVERMNTVLYVTLEVLRIVAILVQPVMPGSAGKLLDVLGQNDGGARDFSAIGTAIVPGTVLPAPTPIFPKYEEPAAK
- a CDS encoding ABC transporter ATP-binding protein produces the protein MIEEPQTRAEKIGRTADHAMPLELRGITIRYDGGGGEPLVVAQDFDLGLEAGTMHCLAGRSGSGKTSILTVAAGLTLPTSGEVFWQGDSLDAMSDDEISERRRALIGYVDQGGALIDGMSALENVLLPAVPDKQVEAKTEMAKDLLDLVGLGRRMRHRPAQLSGGERQRVAIARALILGTKVLVVDEPTASLDREHANQIIGILKDTTKDGIAVLVATHDQELINVADSRTLMN